The sequence below is a genomic window from Salinispira pacifica.
ATGCTCCCGCCGTCCCGGGATACGCTGCATGAAAGGATGCGGGTCTTCGCGGCTCTGGGGTTCCCCCGGTATTTTTCTCTCCAGGGAAAACTGCCGGATATCTCTTCCTCCGGACTGTTTTTTACCGCAACCATTTTTCCCGATGATCTCTTACTGCTGTGTGCCATGGGATATTCGATACTCACGGGCAGGGAACCGGGAATTCTGCCCTCCACACATGCAAGGTATTCCTTTTCCACTGCCGATTTTCCGGCTGAACCCCGGATCAGGGAGCGAAATGTTTCAAAGGCTTCCTGATTCCTGGCAAAGAGCAGTACCCCGGAAGTCCAGTTGTCCAGCCGATGGAGAAGGTATCCCTCCCTCCACCTGGAATGATCTGCTGGAGCGTCTCCGGAGTTTTCTTTCACAGGGAGTACTTCGGGATAGCTGCCTGCAAGCTGCTCCAGCACCGACCCGGGGCTCCCCGGCGGGGCATCCCCATGGGGTGGCAGGCGCTTCCTTCAGGTTTATCCACCGCAAGGAGCCATTCGTCCTCATAGAGTACGGCGAGTTTGCCCGGGGAACCTGCAGGTTCCCTGGTTGTGGTTCTGCGGGATTGGGTATCTGCGGAGGGGGGGAGGAGGAGGATTTCTATGGTCATCCCCGGTTTCAGGATCAGCCCCTTGGAGGCGTGTTTGCCGTTGACCGTCACTTCCGCCGATGCAATTTTCTGCTGCCAGAATCTGCGGCTTCTCCGGGAAATATCTGAAGCATCAGAAAATTCCCGGCGGCTGAGAAATGTATCCAGCCGCATGCCCTGCAGGGCGTCTGAAATCTGTATGTGCATCGGGTCATCAGTCTGCCGACCCTCATCGCCTTGGCTATTCATGCTGACTCACGCTCCAGGTCCAGCGTGCACTCTCCATCCTGCATGTTCGGGATTACCGCATCTGGACATACCCCGACAGACTAAACTATAGTTTTCCCCATGAACAGCGGAGAAGGTCACTCCTATTACATTTCAAGCAGCAAAAATCCGAAAATCAAGGACGATATCCGTCTCAGGGAGCGGCGGCACCGGCGGCTCACCGGGCTGATGACGGTGGAGGGGTATCCTGAATTTCGTCTTGCCTGGGAAAGCGGGGCGGAAATCCGCAGATTGTATATCTGTCCCGATTTTATAAAGGATAATGAACAGGCCTTTCTCTCCCAGCTTGAAAGCAGGGGGCTCAGGCCTCTTACTGTCAGCTCCCGGGTGATGGACAAATTGGCCTACCGTGAACACCCGGATGCCTGGCTTGCGGTTCTGGAATGGAAACGCCCGGCTTTGAACGATCCACGGATGTCCGGCGAACATTCCAGCGGTCTCTATATTATTGCGGAAGATCTTGAAAAACCCGGTAATCTGGGTGCCATTTTGCGTTCCGCCGATGCTTCGGCTGCTGCCGGGGTGATTGTAAGCGAGGGCAGAACAGACCTGAGCAACCCCAATGTGGTCCGGGCTTCCAAGGGAGTGAATTTTACCATGCCCTGCACCGAAGCGGGCAACAGTGAGACCTGGGAATGGCTCAGCTCCCGGAATATTCCCGTCCTTATTGCGGATCCCGGCGGCGAGAGCCTCTGGGAGACTTCTCTTCCTGTACCGGCGGCGGTTGTGCTCGGGGCTGAAAAAGAGGGGGTAAGCTCTTTCTGGCGGGAGCGGGCCTCCCTGAGAATCGGCATACCCATGGACGGAAGGGTGAACAGTCTGAATGTTGCCCAGGCGGGAACACTGATCATGTATGAATATCTTCGAAGAAAAAATCTGGAAATACAACGGTAATGGCGATAGGATAGCATTCATATCAGCCAACCTGCTATAACACCCTGGAGGACACATGAAACGATTGTTTATTTTCTCTCTTTGCCTGATTTTCTCAGCGGCGCTTACCGCACAAACGGAAATCCTTAACGTAAACGGAAGTCTGGATGCGTCTGCTGCCGATGAGTCGGTTGAGTGGTTTCAGCTCAACCCTGACAGGGGAGCATTTCTCAGCGCCGAGGCTGTAAGTCTCGATTTTACTCCCCGGATCCTGATCCAGTCTCCTGACGGTCAAATCAGGGAATTCCCCGGAAGGGGCAGCAGCGCCCGGGCCACATTTTTCGCCTTGGACGAGGAAGGCTATCGTGTGGGAGTGGCTCTCCTGGATCAGTATTCCGGCAGTTCGGGATCCTTTATTCTGAAAGTTCAGCAGGCTGAGGCCAATGCTTCCCTTGAAGGCGGGGCAACTCTCCGGGGCGAACTGGAGAGTTCCGACTCCTGGGACCCGGTTGATGAACGCTATATTGACTGGTACCCGGTGAACCTTGAGGCCGGCGTACCCCACAGAATTCTCCTGGAATCCTCGGAATTCGATGCATTCATGTACCTTCAGTATCCCGACGGCAAGGTTGAGACCATGGACGACGGCCGGGGCAGGGACAGTGTCATTACCCTTCTGCCTCCGGAAGAGGGCAGGGTAATGGTAGGTGCCAGTTCCTACAGCGGAAGCGATACCGGCAGATACTTCCTCTCCATGGAAATTCTCGAGGATCTTCCCGAGCTGCAGAGCAACCGCAGCATACAGGGACGGCTGGATTCATCCAGCGGAAGCAGCCTCTTCGCCTTTCAGCCCGATACCGCCGGAGCCTACCGCATCAGCCTGGAATCCGACGATTTTGACAGCATCCTGCGGGTTCGGGGAGCCGACGGCATGTACCTGGAAAATGACGATATGGCAGGGGCAGGGGGGACCAACTCCGCCCTCGCCTTCAGTGCCCGGGCAGGTGAACGGATTCTGGTGGAAGCCGCCAGCTGGAGCGGGGGAGGCGGGGAATTCCGCCTGGAAGTAAGCTCTGCACGGAGCATTGCCCTGGGAGAAGATATTGAGGCTCAGCTTCCCGGCGCTTCGGAGTATCAGCTCAGCGGTGAAGCGGGAGACTTTATTTCGGTCGAGGTGGTGAGCAATGACTTCGATACAGTCCTTCAGATTACCGATTCCCGGGGAAACATCATTGAGGATGATGACAGTCCCTCGGATGATTGGTATTACCGGTCCCGGCTCATCTACTATTTTCCCGAAGACGAGAGCCTTGCGCTGCGTGTAAGTTCCTACTCCGGAAATGAAGAGGGGAGCTATATTCTTCGCAGCCGTGTGATGGATATGGATCCGCCGGAAGATTATCCCCGGGGACATACCCTTTCCCGGGGTGAAAGCATACTTGGAATGATCTCTCCCGATGATGAAACCTTTGATTTAGGTTCGGGGGATGTATACAGCATTGAAGCCCGTGCCGGTGAACAGATCCGCATTACCATGGAAAGTGATGATCTGGACAGCTATCTCACTCTGATTGCTCCCGACGGCGGTTCCTACAGCGATGATGATTCCCTGGGGGACTATAATGCGGAAATTGATATTGCCGCACCGGCGGACGGTACCTATCAGCTCATTGCCAGCGCCTACGGGCAGAATACCGGACTGTATAATCTTGAGTACAGCTCATCCGGGCAGCTGGACTTTCTTCTGAATGAAACCGGGGAGATCAGTGACGACGACCGAAGGGATATCAGAGGGGTTCGATTCGATGCATATGACATCTCTCTGGTGAGCGGCCAGGAGGTGAGTATCCGTCTCTCAAGTCAGGATTTTGATACCCGGTTATACGTGAATGATCCCCAGGGAGATTCATTCGCGGAAAACGACGATTATGCCGGCACCAATTCCCGGGTGGATATTGTGGCTGATCAGTCCGGGGAATACCGGATCGTGGTGATGTCTTTTTATGAAGATGCCCGGGGCGAATATCAGATTCAGGTTCTTGAATGAAACAGGGAGACTCTCCCCGCTCCAACTACTCTCCACCGGTGGAAATCCTGT
It includes:
- a CDS encoding PPC domain-containing protein, with translation MKRLFIFSLCLIFSAALTAQTEILNVNGSLDASAADESVEWFQLNPDRGAFLSAEAVSLDFTPRILIQSPDGQIREFPGRGSSARATFFALDEEGYRVGVALLDQYSGSSGSFILKVQQAEANASLEGGATLRGELESSDSWDPVDERYIDWYPVNLEAGVPHRILLESSEFDAFMYLQYPDGKVETMDDGRGRDSVITLLPPEEGRVMVGASSYSGSDTGRYFLSMEILEDLPELQSNRSIQGRLDSSSGSSLFAFQPDTAGAYRISLESDDFDSILRVRGADGMYLENDDMAGAGGTNSALAFSARAGERILVEAASWSGGGGEFRLEVSSARSIALGEDIEAQLPGASEYQLSGEAGDFISVEVVSNDFDTVLQITDSRGNIIEDDDSPSDDWYYRSRLIYYFPEDESLALRVSSYSGNEEGSYILRSRVMDMDPPEDYPRGHTLSRGESILGMISPDDETFDLGSGDVYSIEARAGEQIRITMESDDLDSYLTLIAPDGGSYSDDDSLGDYNAEIDIAAPADGTYQLIASAYGQNTGLYNLEYSSSGQLDFLLNETGEISDDDRRDIRGVRFDAYDISLVSGQEVSIRLSSQDFDTRLYVNDPQGDSFAENDDYAGTNSRVDIVADQSGEYRIVVMSFYEDARGEYQIQVLE
- a CDS encoding pseudouridine synthase, which gives rise to MKENSGDAPADHSRWREGYLLHRLDNWTSGVLLFARNQEAFETFRSLIRGSAGKSAVEKEYLACVEGRIPGSLPVSIEYPMAHSSKRSSGKMVAVKNSPEEEISGSFPWREKYRGNPRAAKTRILSCSVSRDGGSICRIMISRGQRHQIRCHLAAIGCPIQGDTLYGAAPLKQKEGFLLQHQKIRFFHPFLQKEIIIEAPMPEWVRKARF
- a CDS encoding TrmH family RNA methyltransferase, with product MNSGEGHSYYISSSKNPKIKDDIRLRERRHRRLTGLMTVEGYPEFRLAWESGAEIRRLYICPDFIKDNEQAFLSQLESRGLRPLTVSSRVMDKLAYREHPDAWLAVLEWKRPALNDPRMSGEHSSGLYIIAEDLEKPGNLGAILRSADASAAAGVIVSEGRTDLSNPNVVRASKGVNFTMPCTEAGNSETWEWLSSRNIPVLIADPGGESLWETSLPVPAAVVLGAEKEGVSSFWRERASLRIGIPMDGRVNSLNVAQAGTLIMYEYLRRKNLEIQR